In one Thermotoga sp. genomic region, the following are encoded:
- the purB gene encoding adenylosuccinate lyase — protein MWTEEAKYGRWLEVELAVMKAYEELGMIPKGVTERVRNKARIDVELFKKIEERTNHDVVAFVEGIGTMIGEDSRFFHYGLTSSDVLDTANSLALVNAGKILLDALEELCDALWNTANKYRYTPTIGRTHGVHAEPTSFGLKVLGWYSEMRRNILRLEKAIEEVSYGKISGAVGNYANVPPEVEERALSYLGLKVELVSTQVVPRDRHAYYLATLGIIAAGIERIAVEIRHLQRTEVLEVEEPFKEGQRGSSAMPHKKNPITCERLTGLSRMMRAFVEPALENVALWHERDISHSSVERYIFPDATQTLYYMIDTTTKVIRDMKVNEDRMKKNVNLTKGLVFSQRVLLKLIEKGLTRKEAYDIVQRNALKTWYSEKHFLEHLLEDEDVRELVTEEELRELFDTSYYLRYVDRIFGRFEKE, from the coding sequence CTGTGGACGGAGGAAGCGAAGTACGGAAGGTGGCTGGAAGTGGAACTGGCGGTGATGAAAGCTTACGAGGAACTGGGAATGATTCCGAAAGGAGTAACGGAGAGGGTAAGGAATAAGGCCAGAATAGATGTGGAACTCTTCAAGAAAATAGAGGAAAGGACGAACCACGACGTCGTGGCCTTCGTAGAAGGAATTGGAACGATGATCGGAGAAGATTCTAGGTTCTTCCACTACGGCCTCACCTCTTCGGACGTTCTGGACACTGCCAACTCCCTGGCACTCGTCAATGCTGGGAAGATCCTGCTTGATGCCCTGGAAGAGCTCTGCGATGCACTTTGGAACACAGCAAACAAATACAGGTACACTCCCACAATTGGAAGAACGCACGGTGTACATGCAGAGCCCACCTCCTTTGGATTGAAGGTACTCGGCTGGTATTCGGAGATGAGAAGGAACATCCTTCGCCTTGAGAAAGCAATCGAAGAGGTTTCTTACGGAAAGATAAGTGGAGCCGTTGGGAATTATGCGAATGTGCCTCCCGAAGTTGAAGAAAGAGCTCTTTCTTACCTTGGTCTCAAGGTAGAACTCGTTTCAACCCAGGTGGTTCCGCGCGACAGACACGCTTACTATCTGGCCACACTGGGAATCATAGCAGCCGGGATTGAGAGAATTGCCGTTGAGATAAGACACCTTCAGAGAACAGAAGTACTCGAAGTTGAGGAGCCCTTTAAAGAAGGTCAGAGAGGATCGAGTGCCATGCCACACAAGAAAAATCCCATCACCTGTGAGCGGTTGACGGGACTTTCAAGGATGATGCGGGCCTTTGTAGAACCCGCCTTAGAGAACGTTGCTCTCTGGCATGAAAGAGATATTTCTCACTCCTCCGTCGAGAGGTACATCTTTCCAGATGCCACGCAGACCCTTTACTACATGATAGACACCACAACGAAAGTGATCAGGGACATGAAAGTGAACGAAGACAGGATGAAGAAAAACGTGAATCTCACAAAAGGGCTCGTTTTCTCCCAGAGAGTCCTCCTGAAACTCATAGAGAAAGGATTGACGAGGAAAGAAGCGTACGACATAGTTCAGAGAAACGCCCTGAAGACATGGTACTCCGAAAAACACTTCCTCGAACACCTGCTCGAAGACGAGGACGTGAGGGAACTTGTTACTGAAGAGGAGTTGAGGGAACTCTTCGATACATCCTATTATCTGAGATATGTAGACCGGATATTCGGGCGTTTCGAAAAGGAGTGA
- a CDS encoding adenylosuccinate synthase: MNRVVVGLQWGDEGKGKVVTYLSRYHDVVARFSGGANAGHTVNYGSFKVIHHLLPSADFIRNVGIAIGNGVLLDPQVFREELVELRERFPGYSGEILVSENAHIVLPVHKEVDRKVDEVLKIGTTKRGIGPACADRVMRANVRIAELHDEKRVRALLKKNLSLKSFYNLTFDVEKALDDLLEFYNTIKGFVVSSLQMKRTLEGKNVLFEGTQGVLLDLDVGTYPYVTSMNCSSSGVSAGMGFPVKVDETIGVFKAYTTRVGEGPFPTELFGDEGETLRRAGHEYGSTTGRPRRCGWLDLPLLNYAIEVASVDTLVMTKADVLNGFEKVKVCVRYKDGKELLSLRDLEKKEPVYEVFDGWKSLESREFDRFVNFIEKETGKPIKYISTGERLEDIVEV, translated from the coding sequence ATGAACCGTGTTGTCGTGGGACTCCAGTGGGGAGACGAAGGAAAAGGAAAGGTTGTGACGTACCTCTCCAGATATCACGATGTCGTGGCGAGATTCTCCGGAGGTGCCAACGCCGGCCATACTGTGAACTATGGTTCCTTTAAAGTGATTCATCACCTGCTTCCATCTGCGGACTTCATCAGAAACGTGGGAATAGCCATAGGAAATGGCGTTCTACTCGATCCCCAGGTGTTCAGAGAAGAACTGGTTGAGTTGAGGGAAAGGTTTCCCGGATACTCGGGGGAGATTCTCGTCTCGGAGAACGCACACATAGTCCTTCCCGTACACAAAGAGGTGGACAGAAAAGTAGACGAGGTGTTGAAGATAGGCACCACGAAGAGGGGAATCGGCCCTGCATGTGCCGACAGGGTCATGAGGGCGAACGTGAGGATCGCCGAACTTCACGATGAGAAAAGGGTCAGGGCTCTTCTGAAGAAGAACCTCTCCCTGAAAAGTTTCTACAACCTTACCTTCGATGTTGAGAAAGCACTGGACGATCTTCTGGAGTTCTACAACACTATAAAAGGTTTCGTGGTTTCTTCTCTTCAAATGAAAAGGACCCTTGAAGGCAAAAACGTGCTTTTCGAGGGCACACAGGGGGTTCTTCTCGATCTCGACGTGGGAACCTACCCGTACGTTACAAGTATGAACTGCTCCTCGTCAGGTGTGAGTGCAGGTATGGGTTTTCCGGTGAAAGTAGACGAAACGATCGGCGTTTTCAAGGCGTACACGACGAGGGTGGGGGAAGGACCGTTTCCAACGGAACTCTTCGGAGATGAAGGAGAAACGCTGAGGAGAGCGGGACACGAGTACGGATCCACCACGGGTCGACCGAGAAGATGTGGATGGCTTGATCTTCCGCTTCTCAACTACGCCATAGAGGTAGCCAGCGTTGACACGCTCGTTATGACAAAAGCAGACGTGTTGAACGGTTTTGAAAAGGTGAAGGTCTGCGTGAGATACAAAGACGGTAAGGAACTGCTTTCTCTTAGGGACCTAGAAAAGAAAGAACCTGTGTACGAAGTTTTCGATGGTTGGAAATCACTCGAAAGTAGAGAGTTCGATCGCTTCGTGAACTTCATAGAAAAGGAAACAGGGAAACCGATAAAGTACATATCCACGGGTGAAAGGCTCGAAGATATCGTGGAGGTGTGA
- the argF gene encoding ornithine carbamoyltransferase, with translation MSFNLKGRSLLTLLDFSTEEIRYLLDIAKQVKMESRSRLKLERFRGMTLAMIFEKRSTRTRLAFEAAFAEEGGHPIFLSPNDIHLGTKESLEDTARVLGRMVDAIMFRGYKQETVETLAKYSGVPVYNGLTDKFHPTQALADLMTIEENFGGFKGIKVVFMGDTRNNVATSLMIACSKMGMDFVACGPDELRPRPEIYKKCEKIAKETGGSVSFTSNPEEALKGADVVYTDVWASMGEEDRAKEKISLLKPYQVNEKAMALTGKSETIFMHCLPAVKGQEVTYEVIEGKQSRVWDEAENRKHTIKAIMIATLL, from the coding sequence ATGTCTTTCAATTTGAAGGGAAGGTCCCTTTTGACGCTTCTCGATTTCTCTACGGAAGAAATCAGATACCTGCTTGATATTGCCAAACAGGTGAAAATGGAGAGTCGCTCCAGATTGAAATTGGAGAGGTTCAGAGGCATGACACTCGCCATGATTTTCGAAAAGCGTTCCACGAGAACAAGGCTTGCCTTCGAAGCTGCCTTCGCGGAGGAGGGAGGGCATCCCATCTTTCTATCACCGAACGATATACACCTCGGTACGAAGGAGTCCCTTGAAGACACCGCTCGCGTTCTTGGAAGGATGGTAGATGCTATCATGTTTCGTGGTTACAAGCAGGAGACGGTAGAGACGCTTGCAAAGTACTCCGGTGTACCTGTTTACAATGGCCTCACGGACAAATTTCATCCCACACAGGCGCTTGCTGATCTGATGACGATAGAAGAAAACTTTGGAGGATTCAAGGGAATAAAGGTCGTCTTCATGGGTGACACCAGAAACAACGTGGCGACATCCCTCATGATCGCCTGCTCGAAGATGGGGATGGATTTCGTGGCGTGTGGTCCAGATGAACTGAGACCAAGACCAGAGATATACAAAAAATGTGAAAAGATAGCGAAAGAGACGGGAGGCAGTGTGTCGTTTACGTCCAACCCAGAGGAGGCATTAAAAGGGGCGGACGTGGTCTACACGGATGTGTGGGCATCCATGGGGGAGGAAGATAGAGCGAAGGAAAAAATCTCACTTTTGAAACCTTACCAGGTGAACGAGAAAGCGATGGCTCTCACTGGGAAATCGGAGACGATCTTCATGCATTGTCTACCCGCTGTGAAGGGGCAGGAAGTGACCTACGAGGTGATAGAAGGGAAACAGAGCAGAGTGTGGGACGAAGCGGAAAACAGAAAACACACAATAAAAGCCATCATGATAGCCACTCTGCTGTGA